A single genomic interval of Ruminococcus sp. NK3A76 harbors:
- a CDS encoding MBL fold metallo-hydrolase produces MRVLRLKPLSFCDTNCYIVASDEGNAALIDAPDDAAYILEQLDIFNLTLKMILLTHGHFDHIGAAADLQDETGCEVYVHTDDMYMVKDGEASKGGFPGIGYIRSVENVTPVTEDTVIKLDEIEFDVLHTPGHTPGSVCYITGSTMFSGDTLFARSIGRTDLPGGDMAKMEQSLEKIKDLGGDLTVYPGHMSMTTLDTEKRVNPYLR; encoded by the coding sequence ATGAGAGTTCTCAGATTGAAGCCACTCAGCTTTTGTGATACGAATTGTTATATAGTCGCTTCCGACGAGGGAAATGCAGCGCTTATTGATGCGCCCGATGATGCGGCGTATATCCTCGAACAACTCGATATTTTCAACTTAACACTTAAAATGATACTGCTCACACACGGGCATTTTGACCACATAGGCGCAGCAGCCGACCTTCAGGACGAAACAGGCTGCGAGGTGTATGTACACACTGATGATATGTACATGGTCAAGGACGGCGAGGCCTCAAAGGGCGGCTTCCCGGGTATAGGATACATAAGAAGCGTCGAGAACGTGACCCCCGTTACCGAGGACACTGTGATTAAGCTCGACGAGATAGAGTTTGACGTGCTGCACACCCCCGGCCACACCCCCGGCTCGGTATGCTACATAACAGGCAGCACGATGTTCTCAGGTGACACGCTCTTTGCACGCTCGATAGGCAGGACAGATTTGCCGGGCGGCGACATGGCAAAAATGGAGCAGAGCTTGGAGAAGATAAAGGACTTAGGCGGTGACCTGACCGTCTACCCCGGACACATGAGCATGACTACTCTTGACACGGAAAAGAGAGTTAACCCGTACCTCAGATAA
- a CDS encoding sodium-dependent transporter: MGDEKTVKRNSFSSSIGFVLAAAGSAIGLGNIWRFPYLAAKDGGGVFLVTYIVLAVTFGFTLIVTEVAIGRKTKQSCLTAYGKLNKNWGWVGVFSSLVPFMILPYYSIIGGWVLKYMTVYCTGNGSSASQNGFFGSFITSYAQPLIFNAIFLLATAFVIYKGVNGGIEKLSKVLMPILLVVVVGIAVFSLTIEGEDGRTGLDGLKVFVVPDFSGMGAKDFFIVLLDAMGQLFYSISVAMGIMVTYGSYFKDDSNLLKSVNSIEIFDTLVAFLAGVMIIPPVVAFMGTESMKNTAGPSLMFVALPKVFEQMGTVGSVVGAVFFVMVLFAALTSCISIMEAVVSGLMDKFGWSRKKAVIIETSVAMAISVVICLGYNAFYFEARLPNTAPGGSAQILDIFDYLSNNIFMPIVAISTCILIGWVVGPKTVVDEATKNGERFGRKHLYIVMIKFITPVLLAVLLLGSFGVFS; this comes from the coding sequence ATGGGTGATGAAAAAACAGTCAAGAGAAATTCCTTTTCAAGCTCGATAGGCTTTGTGCTCGCAGCGGCAGGAAGTGCGATAGGGCTTGGCAACATATGGCGCTTTCCCTACCTTGCGGCTAAGGACGGCGGCGGTGTTTTCTTAGTTACATACATAGTACTTGCGGTGACATTCGGCTTTACGCTGATAGTTACCGAGGTGGCAATTGGCCGAAAGACAAAGCAGAGCTGCCTGACAGCCTACGGCAAGCTCAATAAAAACTGGGGCTGGGTCGGCGTGTTCTCGTCACTCGTGCCGTTTATGATACTGCCGTATTACAGCATAATCGGCGGCTGGGTGCTCAAATACATGACCGTCTACTGCACAGGCAATGGCAGCAGCGCATCGCAAAACGGCTTTTTCGGCAGCTTTATAACAAGCTACGCACAGCCGCTCATATTCAATGCTATCTTCCTGCTCGCAACGGCCTTTGTCATATATAAGGGCGTTAACGGCGGCATCGAGAAGCTCTCAAAGGTGCTCATGCCGATACTGCTCGTGGTCGTTGTGGGTATTGCGGTATTCTCGCTCACCATAGAGGGCGAGGACGGCAGGACAGGCCTTGACGGGCTGAAGGTCTTCGTGGTGCCTGACTTCTCAGGCATGGGCGCTAAGGATTTCTTTATCGTGCTGCTCGATGCTATGGGTCAGCTTTTCTACAGCATAAGTGTTGCTATGGGTATCATGGTAACATACGGCTCGTATTTCAAGGACGATTCAAACCTCTTAAAGAGCGTCAACAGCATAGAGATATTCGACACGCTCGTGGCTTTCCTCGCAGGTGTTATGATAATACCGCCTGTTGTGGCATTCATGGGCACAGAGAGCATGAAAAACACAGCCGGCCCCTCGCTTATGTTCGTAGCCCTGCCGAAGGTCTTCGAGCAGATGGGCACAGTCGGCTCGGTGGTAGGTGCTGTGTTCTTTGTAATGGTGCTTTTCGCAGCGCTAACCAGCTGCATATCTATCATGGAAGCGGTAGTATCGGGTCTTATGGATAAGTTCGGCTGGTCAAGAAAAAAGGCCGTTATCATAGAAACAAGTGTCGCTATGGCAATAAGCGTTGTGATATGCCTTGGCTACAACGCATTCTATTTCGAGGCAAGGCTGCCGAACACCGCACCCGGCGGCTCGGCACAGATACTTGATATCTTCGACTATCTCTCAAACAACATTTTCATGCCGATAGTCGCAATAAGCACCTGCATACTCATAGGCTGGGTAGTGGGGCCTAAGACGGTGGTGGACGAGGCAACAAAGAACGGCGAGCGCTTTGGCAGAAAGCATCTCTACATCGTGATGATAAAGTTTATCACACCTGTGCTGCTTGCAGTGCTGCTGCTTGGGTCATTCGGCGTGTTCAGCTGA
- a CDS encoding endonuclease/exonuclease/phosphatase family protein, which produces MIIATYNVWNSDAGMPDRFGQLVDEITGIGADIICLQEVSDHRMHDEFAAICGYGNSHWQEQAGLSILSRYPIEKTMDHKFAASAYIRYESKSILIVNVHLPWESASLREKAIVDILEGISDIQADYTLITGDFNCSESSAVYRFLTNEQSLLGADAYYFDLAKAYAEIKGTKAPATLNFRENPRWGTVQAKNTIEVNQRVDWILLKNPYPNELPELKNCTLFGRKISEQTHLAASDHYGIAAEIEF; this is translated from the coding sequence ATGATAATAGCAACATACAACGTATGGAACAGTGACGCAGGAATGCCTGATAGGTTTGGGCAGCTTGTTGATGAAATTACCGGGATAGGGGCAGATATTATCTGTTTACAGGAAGTGTCGGATCATCGGATGCACGACGAATTTGCGGCGATTTGCGGATACGGCAATTCTCATTGGCAGGAGCAGGCAGGGCTTTCTATCTTAAGCAGATATCCCATTGAAAAAACGATGGATCATAAATTTGCTGCATCGGCTTATATACGATATGAAAGCAAGAGCATACTTATCGTAAACGTTCATTTACCGTGGGAAAGTGCGTCTTTAAGGGAAAAGGCGATAGTGGATATCTTAGAGGGCATTTCAGATATACAGGCTGACTACACGCTTATAACGGGAGACTTTAACTGCTCTGAAAGTTCGGCTGTCTATCGTTTCCTTACCAATGAGCAGTCGCTTTTGGGTGCGGACGCATATTATTTCGATTTGGCAAAAGCCTATGCCGAAATAAAGGGGACAAAAGCACCGGCAACTTTGAATTTTCGTGAAAACCCTCGCTGGGGCACAGTGCAGGCTAAAAATACAATAGAAGTAAACCAAAGGGTCGACTGGATATTATTAAAGAACCCATACCCCAATGAACTGCCTGAATTAAAGAACTGTACGTTGTTTGGCAGAAAGATATCAGAGCAAACACATCTTGCGGCAAGTGATCATTACGGCATAGCGGCTGAGATAGAATTCTGA
- a CDS encoding Uma2 family endonuclease, whose translation MPLKENRKYTAEEYLALTPETNEKSELIYGEIVAQAAPSIQHQRISREVSFQLVSYVKSKGGKCEVFSAPTDVKLDEYTVVQPDIFIGCDPERFDKQKFNGAPDLVIEIVSSNLTDDYSTKLELYKNSGVREYWIIDPKVEKTVVYLFGDRVEVNIYTFDKPIPVSLYNGEISITVKDML comes from the coding sequence ATGCCATTAAAAGAAAACAGAAAATACACCGCAGAGGAATACCTCGCTCTCACCCCCGAAACAAACGAGAAAAGCGAGCTTATCTACGGCGAGATAGTGGCGCAGGCTGCACCGAGTATACAGCATCAGCGCATTTCAAGAGAGGTGAGCTTTCAGCTTGTCAGCTATGTTAAAAGCAAGGGCGGCAAATGCGAGGTCTTCAGCGCACCGACAGATGTCAAGCTTGATGAATACACAGTCGTTCAGCCTGATATTTTCATAGGCTGTGACCCCGAGAGGTTTGACAAGCAGAAATTCAACGGTGCACCCGACCTCGTTATCGAGATCGTGTCATCAAATCTGACAGATGACTATTCAACAAAGCTCGAGCTTTACAAAAACAGCGGCGTGCGTGAATACTGGATAATCGACCCGAAGGTCGAAAAGACAGTCGTTTATCTTTTCGGCGATAGGGTAGAGGTTAATATCTACACCTTTGACAAGCCTATCCCCGTTTCGCTGTATAACGGCGAGATAAGCATAACTGTCAAAGATATGCTGTAA
- the hemZ gene encoding coproporphyrinogen dehydrogenase HemZ, which produces MKLIFCGNDFKYECEGVMKLFIPAQRFEMVYEDPSQAQGDYALISREVNGDTVFLAVRCSYKGSESEQQDTLPVSTPDYDDECEMTLCRLLYRAMSALTGMSPEWGIITGIRPVKRVNLLLSRGMSESEIRAHMRSRYLCSDKKTDIALKTACTQEKILSTLDSRSFGLYVSIPFCPTRCSYCSFVSTAIEGCAKMIPEYVRQLCEEIEYTAKICKNIGIYPDSVYFGGGTPTTLSASQLEAVMGRIESCFDLGRVREYTVEAGRPDTVTLDKLETIKRMGAGRVSINPQSLNDNVLRAIGRRHTAEQFFEAFDLAKSVGFDVINTDIIAGLPEDTQESFENTVDTLISKKADNITVHTLSIKRAARLNHEGADEVLHSPAGKMVDYATGRLLESGYSPYYLYRQKNMSDNQENIGWAKPGKESLYNIYIMEEVQTIIAVGAGGSTKLVDTQGKRLERVFNYKYPNEYLKGFDEMIRRKSEIEEFYEKK; this is translated from the coding sequence ATGAAACTGATATTTTGTGGTAATGATTTTAAATACGAGTGCGAGGGCGTGATGAAGCTCTTTATCCCGGCGCAGCGCTTTGAGATGGTGTATGAAGACCCCTCGCAGGCGCAGGGCGACTATGCGCTGATATCCCGTGAGGTCAATGGAGATACTGTTTTCCTTGCGGTGAGATGCTCATACAAGGGTTCTGAAAGCGAGCAGCAGGATACGCTGCCTGTAAGCACTCCTGACTATGATGACGAGTGCGAGATGACCCTTTGCAGGCTGCTTTACAGGGCAATGAGCGCTCTTACAGGCATGAGCCCCGAGTGGGGGATAATCACAGGCATTCGCCCGGTAAAGCGTGTAAACCTCCTGCTTTCAAGGGGCATGAGCGAGAGTGAGATAAGAGCGCATATGCGCTCACGCTACCTCTGCTCTGATAAAAAGACGGATATCGCTCTTAAGACTGCCTGCACGCAGGAGAAGATCCTCTCGACCCTTGACAGCCGCAGCTTCGGGCTTTATGTGTCGATACCATTTTGCCCGACAAGGTGCTCTTACTGCTCGTTTGTATCAACGGCGATAGAAGGCTGTGCAAAGATGATACCCGAGTATGTCAGGCAGCTCTGCGAGGAGATAGAATATACCGCCAAGATATGCAAAAATATAGGCATCTACCCCGACAGCGTCTATTTCGGGGGCGGCACGCCGACGACGCTTTCGGCTTCTCAGCTTGAAGCGGTCATGGGCAGGATAGAGAGCTGCTTTGACCTTGGCCGTGTGCGTGAATACACGGTAGAAGCAGGCAGGCCTGACACGGTGACACTTGACAAGCTCGAAACGATAAAGCGCATGGGGGCAGGCAGAGTGTCGATAAACCCCCAGTCGCTAAATGACAATGTGCTCAGAGCCATAGGCCGCAGGCATACCGCAGAGCAGTTTTTTGAAGCGTTTGACCTTGCAAAGAGTGTGGGCTTTGATGTGATAAACACCGACATAATAGCAGGCCTTCCCGAAGACACGCAGGAGAGCTTTGAAAATACAGTAGATACTTTAATATCCAAAAAAGCGGACAATATAACCGTGCATACGCTGTCTATCAAGCGTGCGGCAAGGCTCAATCACGAGGGGGCAGACGAGGTGCTGCACAGCCCTGCCGGGAAAATGGTCGATTATGCGACAGGCAGGCTGCTTGAGAGCGGCTACAGCCCATACTACCTTTACAGGCAGAAGAACATGAGCGACAATCAGGAAAACATCGGCTGGGCGAAGCCCGGCAAGGAGAGCCTTTATAATATCTACATCATGGAAGAAGTGCAGACGATAATCGCAGTAGGCGCAGGCGGCTCGACAAAGCTGGTGGATACGCAAGGCAAGCGCCTTGAAAGGGTGTTTAATTACAAATACCCGAACGAGTATCTTAAAGGCTTTGATGAGATGATAAGGCGAAAGAGCGAGATAGAGGAATTTTATGAAAAAAAATGA
- a CDS encoding GNAT family N-acetyltransferase, translating to MQITNYFDSDDKAHWLDEIGRCEWAGGKYLHELLENGSFFDLAGEGARVLMLVEGGELLSFCTYAPKDDIQPTDLTPWVGFVYTYPEHRGRRLFGLLLDEAVRLAASEGREALYISTDHVGLYEKYGCEFLRTMTDVHGGESRVYIKRIADTETVNGGGVQT from the coding sequence ATGCAGATAACAAACTACTTTGACAGCGATGACAAGGCGCACTGGCTTGATGAGATAGGGCGCTGTGAGTGGGCAGGCGGAAAGTATCTTCACGAGCTTTTAGAGAACGGCAGCTTCTTTGACTTAGCGGGCGAGGGGGCAAGGGTGCTGATGCTTGTCGAGGGCGGCGAGCTGCTCTCATTTTGCACCTATGCGCCCAAGGACGACATACAGCCCACCGATTTAACGCCGTGGGTGGGGTTTGTATACACCTACCCCGAGCACAGGGGCAGGCGGCTTTTCGGGCTTTTGCTTGACGAGGCGGTAAGGTTAGCGGCATCGGAGGGCAGGGAGGCACTCTACATATCCACCGACCATGTGGGGCTTTACGAGAAATACGGCTGCGAATTTTTACGCACCATGACGGACGTTCATGGGGGAGAGAGCAGGGTATACATAAAGCGCATCGCTGATACAGAAACAGTGAACGGCGGAGGTGTGCAGACATGA
- a CDS encoding sigma-70 family RNA polymerase sigma factor produces MDDKQLVSLLAADPEEGLKQAVRIYSAYVYRIAYSKLGDVCTKEDIEEAVSDVFVSFYSYVTEHGSSLHSAAAMLSVIAKRRCTDVFRERCRQAETLPLEYADDHPGDDIFAEKSELISAIKALGRPDSEIFLRRYYLGESAKEIGSALDMKPNTVNKRISRGLEKLREMLKEGEK; encoded by the coding sequence ATGGATGATAAACAGCTGGTATCGCTGCTTGCAGCCGACCCTGAGGAGGGGCTTAAGCAGGCGGTAAGGATATATTCAGCCTATGTCTACAGGATAGCCTACAGCAAGCTCGGCGATGTCTGCACAAAAGAGGACATCGAGGAAGCCGTGAGCGATGTGTTTGTGAGCTTTTATTCCTATGTGACAGAACACGGCAGCTCTCTGCACTCGGCTGCGGCCATGCTCTCGGTGATAGCAAAGCGCCGCTGCACGGATGTTTTCAGGGAGCGATGCCGACAGGCTGAGACTCTGCCGCTTGAATATGCCGACGATCACCCGGGCGATGATATCTTTGCCGAGAAAAGCGAGCTTATCTCGGCTATAAAAGCCCTCGGCAGGCCTGACAGCGAGATATTTCTAAGGCGCTACTATCTCGGCGAGAGTGCTAAAGAGATAGGCTCAGCCCTTGATATGAAGCCTAACACAGTCAACAAACGGATATCCCGGGGGCTTGAAAAACTCCGGGAGATGCTAAAGGAGGGAGAAAAATGA
- the rlmD gene encoding 23S rRNA (uracil(1939)-C(5))-methyltransferase RlmD, protein MKKNDTVRLEITGMTNEGNGVGRYEGMAVFVPLTAVGDVIDCKIVKVNKSYCYGIIDNIVTPSASRCDAGCGVFSKCGGCAFRHFTYEEELRVKLDFVRSSFERIGKLPLLPDKIIGSENTSHYRNKAQYPVAMQDGKAVCGFYSRRSHRVVPQYGCDLQPEVFEGIIGQIMEYVDSKNIPAYDELTGKGLLRHIYLRRGENTHEIMLCLVVTSKSAERAFEGLYRGLCERFTDIKSIVLNINSKNTNSILGREFITVYGKDTIDDIMCGRRITLSPASFYQVNTPQAQRLYQLAGEYADIKEGEILLDLYCGTGTIGLSLYKEGCRLIGADIVPSSIENAKKNALQNGIDAEFICADAAKAAELFYQRGERPDVIIADPARKGCDRQTLEYMAKMARKRIVMISCDHSTAARDIAILRELGFEMTDCAAVDMFPRTAHVECVCLLSKLSEA, encoded by the coding sequence ATGAAAAAAAATGATACAGTACGCCTTGAAATAACAGGCATGACCAACGAGGGCAACGGCGTCGGCAGATATGAGGGCATGGCGGTTTTCGTGCCGCTGACGGCTGTCGGCGATGTTATCGACTGCAAGATAGTCAAGGTAAACAAAAGCTACTGCTACGGAATAATCGATAACATAGTCACCCCCTCGGCGAGCAGGTGTGATGCAGGCTGCGGCGTGTTTTCAAAATGCGGCGGCTGTGCGTTTCGGCACTTTACATACGAGGAGGAGCTAAGGGTAAAGCTTGACTTCGTGCGCTCGTCATTTGAGAGGATAGGCAAGCTGCCCCTGCTGCCGGATAAGATAATAGGCAGCGAGAATACCTCACACTACCGCAACAAGGCGCAGTATCCTGTCGCAATGCAGGACGGCAAGGCTGTGTGCGGCTTTTATTCAAGGCGCTCGCACAGGGTAGTGCCGCAGTATGGGTGCGACTTGCAGCCCGAGGTCTTTGAGGGCATAATCGGGCAGATAATGGAGTATGTTGACAGCAAAAATATCCCTGCATACGACGAGCTGACAGGAAAGGGTCTGCTTCGGCACATATATCTGCGGCGTGGTGAGAACACTCATGAGATAATGCTCTGCCTGGTCGTTACATCAAAGAGCGCTGAGAGGGCGTTTGAGGGGCTGTATAGGGGGCTTTGTGAGCGCTTTACTGACATTAAGAGCATAGTTTTAAACATCAACTCAAAGAACACAAACTCTATCCTCGGGCGTGAGTTTATCACCGTCTACGGCAAGGACACGATTGACGACATAATGTGCGGCAGGCGCATAACCCTCTCGCCGGCGTCATTCTATCAGGTGAACACCCCGCAGGCGCAGCGGTTATATCAGCTCGCAGGGGAGTATGCCGATATCAAAGAGGGAGAGATACTTCTTGACCTCTACTGCGGCACGGGAACTATCGGGCTTTCGCTTTACAAAGAGGGGTGCAGGCTGATAGGTGCTGACATAGTGCCGTCGTCTATCGAGAACGCCAAGAAAAACGCTTTGCAAAACGGCATTGATGCGGAGTTTATCTGCGCTGATGCTGCAAAGGCGGCGGAGCTTTTCTACCAGAGAGGAGAGCGGCCTGATGTGATAATCGCCGACCCTGCACGCAAGGGCTGCGACAGGCAAACACTTGAATACATGGCAAAGATGGCTCGTAAGCGCATCGTCATGATATCATGCGACCACTCGACGGCGGCGAGGGACATAGCTATACTCAGGGAGCTTGGCTTTGAAATGACCGACTGTGCAGCGGTGGATATGTTCCCGAGGACTGCGCATGTTGAGTGTGTATGTCTTTTGTCAAAGCTTTCTGAGGCATAG